The genomic segment ACAACGCGGTGGAGCGATTGCTCGGAAAGACCGAGGAGGAGATCAGGGAGCTCGCAAGAGATACGCTCATGGGGAACCTGCGCGGCGTGCTCGCGACACTGACGCCTGAACAGGTCAACGAGGACCGCCTCGGTTTCGCGAAAGCCCTCGCGCTGGACGCCGGTGAAGACCTCTCGTCGCTGGGCTTCCACCTCGACGTGCTCAAGATCCAGAACGTGAGCGACCAGGGCGGCTACCTGGAGGCGATCGGTCGCAAGAAGGCCGCCGAAGCGGTGCGTGAGGCCGAGATCGCCGAGGCTCAGGCTGCAGCAGACACCCGCGAAGCCCGGGCGAAGGCGAGGCAGCGAGCCGAGATCCGCGAAGCCGAAGCCAACGTCAAGATCGCCGAAGCCCAAAACGAGCTGCGCGTGCGCCAAGCGGAGCTCGACCAGGAGGCGGAAATCGCGGAGAAGACCGCGGCCGTGCGCTCCGAAGAGGCCAAGGTCGAGGCGGAGCGAGCGCTCGAGACGAAGCGCGTCCAGCGCGAGATGGAGCGGCTGCGCGCCGACGTGATCGAGCCCGCGAACGCCGAGCGCGACGCCGCGTTCGCGCAGGCCAAAGCCGAGGCGGCACCGATCCTGGAGCGAGGCAAAGCTCAGGTCGAGGTGTTGCGGCTGCTCTACGAGCAGGTCCAGGAGGGTGGTGACCAGGCGTTCGCGGTCTTCCTCGCCGAAAAGCTGCCCGAGCTGCTGGAAATCTCGGTCGAAGCAGTGAAGGGCGTCGACATCGACCGCCTAATCGTCATGGACAGCGGCGACGGCGGCGCCGTGAGTAACGCGATCAACCAGCGCGTGAGGGGCGCGTACGGGACCATGGAAGGTCTCGGCTCGGTGCTGGGCATCGACATTCAGGCAGTGCTGCAGAACGCGGTGCAGAGAGCGGGAGGCACCGCGTCGCCCGCGAGGGTGCCTGATGAGGACTCCAGCGCACACGCCGAGTGAGGTAGTAGCCGCAGGCGGTTCGAGACATGGCCAAAGACACCGGGCTCCTCGTTGAGCTCAAGCGTCGCAAGGTCGTTCGCGCGGCGGTCGTGTATGTGGCAGCGGCCTTCGCTACGCTCGAATTCGCCGACATTGCGTTTCCGCGAATCGGGCTCTCGGATGGCGCTGTGGACATGGTTCTTTGGGCCGGCTTGCTGGGCTTTCCTATCGCGCTGGCGCTCGCTTGGTTCTTCGACCTGCGGGCCGAGACCACGAGCGTGCGCTCGCCCGGCTGGTTCTCGGCCCCTGCCCTTGCAGCCGCCACGATATTGGTTGCTCTGGGCGTCGGCGCTGGAATGCTTTGGGGAGGCGGTGACTCGGCGAACAACGCCTTGCCCGCACTTGCGATCTCACCGTTAACCACCACTGTCGGCCTCAATTTGTCTGGCAGTTGGTCACCGGATGGAAGCCAGATTGCGTACGACTACACGCTGAACGGGACGATGGACATCGCGGTGTCGTCTCTGGGTGGCGGTGAGCTTCGTCTGGTGGCGGGCGGCCCGAACGACGAACTGATGCCGCGCTGGTCACCCGACGGATCCAAGATCGCCTTCATCTCCGATGATGGATCGGGGATGAACGTCTATTGGGTGCCGCCAACCGGAGGATCTAGACGAAAGGTAGCTGAAACGCACTTTCTGTATCTCGATCGCTTCACGGCAATCGGCGTAATCGGTTCTCAGCCTTGGTCTCCCGACGGACGTGAACTCGTGTTTTCGCGGCTCGAAGCAACGGGCCTCGCGCTGTGGAAGGTCGAGCTCTTGAGCCGGGAAGAGACCCGATTGACGACGCCAGCCGCCGGAACCCTCGACCTACGGGCGGCATGGTCACACGACGGAGAATGGATCGCTTTCATGCGGCAGCCTGGGCGACCGCCGTTTGGCCTATATCTGATCTCCGCAACGGGTGGCGAGCCGATCCCGCTGGTGGTCAACCAGAGTTTGAACGGAAGCCCGAACTGGGGACTCGACGATCGTCGGATCCTGTTTACGACTACGAGTACCCCGAACGGCGGCGGCGATATCTGGGACGTCGACGTAGATACGGGGGAGCTTCGACAACTCACGAACGGTTTGGGTGCGAGTACACCGATAATCTCGTCTACGGGGCGGATCTCCTACTCGCGCTGGAGTCATGAGGCCTCCTTCTATCGCATGGACCTCGGGTCAGCCGAGGAACATCAACCGATCTCGTTAAGCATTGGCAACAACTTTTCGCAGCGCTTTTCGCCGAATGGAGAGCAGATCGCATTCCAATCCAGTCGCCAAGGCCGTACCCAGATCTGGCTTCACGACCTAGCGACGGGGGCGGAGACGCAGCTCACCTACCCGGCGGAGGGAATCGGGGACAGAACGCCCGACTGGTCCCCCGCTGGGGACGAAATCGTGTTTCTCTCCAATCGTGAAGGCCCGTTTCAACTGTGGGTAACCGGTCTCGACGGGGGCACGCCGCGTCGACTTTCGGAGCAAGTGATTCCCATGGACGGCGACTTCTGGGTAAACGCACGAGTCGCCCCACGCTGGTCCTCGGACGGAAGCACCATCGCCTACCTAGCGCCCGGTGACGAAGGCACGACCCTCTGGCTTATCGATCCCGACGGAAGCAATGCGAGGCGGACCGACATCGGCGTGGTCCTGCGTTTCGATTGGTACCTCGACAGCCAGCGCATCGTCCATACGCGGAACCCGCCGGACGGCTCCGGAGGGATCGAGATGATCGCCACCGATCTCAGGACCGGCGAAGAGGTGCTACTACTCAAGGCGAACGCGTCCGAGTTGAGTGTCGCACCCGACGGAAGTTACGTCGCCTACAACAGCGCGGATGGTCACTTCAGCATCAACCGCTACATACTCCCGCTGACCCCTGCGACCGCCGATCAGCTCCCCCGCGCCTCAGGAGAGCCGGAGCAGATCACGTTCGGTCAAGGTGTGTGGCACGTTCATGGCGGCGCGTGGTCCCCGGACAGCAAGCAAATCGTCTATACCAAGGATTTCGATCGGGGAAATCTCTACGTGATCGACAACTACCGCTGATCGGCGGACTCCGGCAGCGATCGCTTCCCGCTCGATCCGGCGGCGCATAGCGTCCAGATCGGCGTCCATCCTTCCGACACTGGGGCGGGTGGATTCGACCACCAACCTCCTGGTTGACAGGCCAAAGCCCAGGTACCCCTATCCGGAGAACTTCGCCTACCTAAGCCAAATTTCCGCCGCCTTCCGCCGGGTTTTCTTCGGGTTCCGCCACCTTTCGCCGCCCTCAGAGACACATTCTAGACACACCCAGGAAGCTCAGGGGAAGGACTACCACGCCGCCCGCAAACACGCCCAGCAGGCGCCACATTTAGCCAAGGTATTAGAGGGCTTGGTGGAATTGCAGGAGCGTCAGACGGCAGCACTCGAGGTGATCGCCCAGGACGCCGCGAGGCGCGAATGAGCGGCTTCGCCCAGGCCCTGCCCGCCGTTTCGGCCCCGTGCCAGCGTGGGGAGGCTCGGACCAGCGCTAGCGGCTCCTCGTCCACAACACGACCACGCCGCATGGTACGGTCCAGCCACCACCCGGCTCTCGGTCAGGCATCGAATACTGCACGGGGATCTCTGAAGGTCCCGAGTAGATCTCGATGGCCTCGATGGCCGAGAGCGGCACGGCGGTGTTCAGCTCGCCTGTTATGAAGTCGATGGCGGCCCCGTCGAGGTAGTACTTCGGGAAACACAGGGCCGCGGCCGAGGTGCCCCGAAGCACGATCATGTGGCCGGCGTTCCCCTGGGAAGAACTCCGTCCGTAGACCTTCATCAGCGAAACGCCGGGAATCCCTTCGAAGAGCTCGACGGTGCTGAGCGCCCGCGAATTCTCGATCTCGAACGGTGTAATGAAGTGGCCGAGGCCGCGGTTCAAGCGGGCCAGGAATCCGCTCGCGATCAGGTTGTGCCGGGACTCTAGTCGATGGGTGGAGACCACAAGCCCATCCAAGGCCACCGGGCGTGGGTCGATCCTGAAGTCGACCGTCATCTCTCCGTCCGGACCCAGGTTGAAAATGCTGCCTGCCGTGGAGGTTCCGTAACCGAAGGCCGAGGCCCTCAGAAGGAAGCTGCCCGGCTCAGGCGAGGTGAGGGAGAATCTGCCGAGGTCATCTGTGATGGTCGCAGCGACCATGTCGCCCGTATTCTCCGCAACCAGCGTGACGATCGCCAAACCGATCGGCCGGTTGCTTCCACTTCCGAGGAGTCTTCCGCCGAGCGTCTGTGCATCCGCCGCGACGGTGACCGTCGACGAGGCGAGCCAGAGCAGCATGGCGAATCGGCTCGCACACGTCACCCGGCGTCTTGGCGTTCCCCAACTCATCATCGACCCTCCAAGCGTATCCCAACGATTGCGGGCGGACGTCGGGCGCGCAAGGCTGGGCGACGGGTTCGGGGTCCGCGCCTCCCCTGAGCGGGCGCCTTCTGCAACATGGCCGCAACCTACTAGCGAGATCATTGCGCGATACCTTCGCAATGCCTACGAGCACGTCACCATCTGTGTGTTTGGGTATTGCAAGAGTGCTGGGACCCTATTGGCACTCGGCGCTCACGATCTTGTTATGGGTGTCTGCGGGGAATTGGGCCCTGACGCTGGCGCCCGAACGCCTGCTCTCTCGCTGACTCGAGAAGTCGAGCACGAGAGCATCGCGTCCTGCCGGTGGCTGAACCTTAACGCCCCGGTCAAACCCTCACCTCCCCTCAACCAAGTCGAGCACGGCGCGCCTAGCGACGCCAGGGGAGGGGGAGTTCGGAAGAGCACACAAGCGCTGAAGCTCAGTTACCAGCATCCGGACCCGGCAACCGCGCTTCGCGTTGTCGAGCACACCTGAATCTGAGACACATTCCGGACACACCTAGCCAGACAAAGGAAGCGCCGCAGAGCCGTAAAGCCTTACGGCGCTTTATCTTACAACACTGGGGCGGGTGGGTTCGAACCACCAACCTCCTGGTTAACAGACCCGCCACAGCGCCACCGTTTCCACAGAATCCGAGTACGTAGGCGGGTTCTATCCCGCGTTACCGGGGATGATTTCCGAGTCTTCCTCGGAGTTTGGGAACCCGAACGTACACAGCAACGTGCCCAGGCCAGTCCCAAGGCAGGAACCCGACCCCTGTACGCCGCTTGGCGACCCCGCGTACGCGCGAGGCCAGCGGCCGGTCACGGGTTTCGTGTATCTGACCTCGCACACTACCTCGCACACCCATGAAAGCAAATAAAATTACGGCGCCACCGTGCTATCCGTCTGGCAAACGCGAAGCCCCGGGAATCGCATTGATGGAGAGGCCCCAGGTACGTACGGAAGTGGAAGTCGGTGGAGCACCGGGTACGGACGTTGGTGTCGGCACACCAGGGCAGAACGCCCCAGGTAGTAGTATCCGAACGCGAGGCACCACGCTCGCTGACTGGGAAGACGAGCCCGCCGAACTGCTACCGGACCAGCTAGAGCGTCTAGAGCAAGTCAGCTCGGCGCTCGCACGAGCTTTCCTTCCCGCCTACGTGCTCTACGGCAACGTCGCAAAGGCGGTGAAGGTCGCGGGCTGCTCGAGCAGGGTGCGCGGCTACTGGCGTACGACAGACCCAGCTTACGCCGAATTGGAGGCCGAGGTGACCGAAGATGTGAGAGAGCGCTGGGATGCGGTCTTCGAGTCGGGAGCGCTGCACGGGCTGGTAGAACAGATATACGACAAGAACAACAAACTGGTGGGCACCAAGATACGCCAGGACAGCGCTATTCTGCGCATGGTCGCTGCTGGGATCAACCCCGAGAAGTATGGCAAAGACACCGATGACCGGAACATCACGATCATCATCCAGGACGTGAAGGAATGACCTGGCACGAGCTGACGGACGACGACGTTGAGCACACGAGCGTAGGTTGCCGCTGCAACTATGCGGACCACTTCAGTTTCAGCACGCTCGAGGGAAAAAGGACGGTGCGCTGTACGACTTCCACCACCAGCACCCGTTTTCACCTGGCTGCACGGCTCGCGCGTGCGTGAGGAGCACTTTCACGCGTCGTCACGGCAAGCGCGCGTGAGGCTGGACCGCATGACTATTCACCTGAACGGGGGCGTCCAAGAATGCATAAAGCCACCACTGACCTTCGGTGGCCCCTCGTAACAAGCCAACGGCAAGCGGTTCAGGGCTTCAGGGCCGTAAACTAGGTTCGCAGAAGGTACATTGAACTAAACCGCTGCGCGGTGGAGCCTGTGGGCGCCTTCCTGGGGTGCGTCTGACGGACCAACCAACCCTGCTCGCCTTCCCCTCGTTTGCCGTCCTCCGGAATGATGGGCCATGGGGCGTCGTTGTGACGCCCATGTCATTGGCCCCTTTCACGGGAGGATCCCATGGGCAGGCTACACGATCGGATGGACCGCGAGCTGCGGATCCGCGGCTACGCGGAGAACACGAGGAAGTGCTACATCGAGAAGATGAAGTGCTTCGTGCGCTTCTTCATGCGACCGCCGGACGAGCTCACGGTGGAGGACGTAAATCAGTACCAGCTCTTCCTGACCAAGGACAAACGGGTGTCGTGGAGCACGTTCAACGTGCACGTCTGCGCGATCCGCTTCTTCTACCGGGAGGTGCTCCGGGTCGACTGGAACGTCGAGCACATCCCCTACCATCGGTCCGGCAGGAAGCTGCCGGTCGTTCTGAGCCGCGAGGAGGTGCGGGCGCTGCTCGATGTCACGACCAACCTCAAGCACCGCGCGCTCCTCATGACCCTCTACTCGGCTGGCCT from the Gemmatimonadota bacterium genome contains:
- a CDS encoding flotillin family protein, which gives rise to MQTLPEILTAPATLLAFVVIVVVMVILSTIRALIVIVPPNQAAVITGGMRALKDGSKIGYRSITGGRTMRIPLIETVSYLNLETIPLEITVNNAFSKGNIPLNVEAIANVKIASKPEVVFNNAVERLLGKTEEEIRELARDTLMGNLRGVLATLTPEQVNEDRLGFAKALALDAGEDLSSLGFHLDVLKIQNVSDQGGYLEAIGRKKAAEAVREAEIAEAQAAADTREARAKARQRAEIREAEANVKIAEAQNELRVRQAELDQEAEIAEKTAAVRSEEAKVEAERALETKRVQREMERLRADVIEPANAERDAAFAQAKAEAAPILERGKAQVEVLRLLYEQVQEGGDQAFAVFLAEKLPELLEISVEAVKGVDIDRLIVMDSGDGGAVSNAINQRVRGAYGTMEGLGSVLGIDIQAVLQNAVQRAGGTASPARVPDEDSSAHAE
- a CDS encoding PD40 domain-containing protein, giving the protein MAKDTGLLVELKRRKVVRAAVVYVAAAFATLEFADIAFPRIGLSDGAVDMVLWAGLLGFPIALALAWFFDLRAETTSVRSPGWFSAPALAAATILVALGVGAGMLWGGGDSANNALPALAISPLTTTVGLNLSGSWSPDGSQIAYDYTLNGTMDIAVSSLGGGELRLVAGGPNDELMPRWSPDGSKIAFISDDGSGMNVYWVPPTGGSRRKVAETHFLYLDRFTAIGVIGSQPWSPDGRELVFSRLEATGLALWKVELLSREETRLTTPAAGTLDLRAAWSHDGEWIAFMRQPGRPPFGLYLISATGGEPIPLVVNQSLNGSPNWGLDDRRILFTTTSTPNGGGDIWDVDVDTGELRQLTNGLGASTPIISSTGRISYSRWSHEASFYRMDLGSAEEHQPISLSIGNNFSQRFSPNGEQIAFQSSRQGRTQIWLHDLATGAETQLTYPAEGIGDRTPDWSPAGDEIVFLSNREGPFQLWVTGLDGGTPRRLSEQVIPMDGDFWVNARVAPRWSSDGSTIAYLAPGDEGTTLWLIDPDGSNARRTDIGVVLRFDWYLDSQRIVHTRNPPDGSGGIEMIATDLRTGEEVLLLKANASELSVAPDGSYVAYNSADGHFSINRYILPLTPATADQLPRASGEPEQITFGQGVWHVHGGAWSPDSKQIVYTKDFDRGNLYVIDNYR
- a CDS encoding carboxypeptidase regulatory-like domain-containing protein, giving the protein MMSWGTPRRRVTCASRFAMLLWLASSTVTVAADAQTLGGRLLGSGSNRPIGLAIVTLVAENTGDMVAATITDDLGRFSLTSPEPGSFLLRASAFGYGTSTAGSIFNLGPDGEMTVDFRIDPRPVALDGLVVSTHRLESRHNLIASGFLARLNRGLGHFITPFEIENSRALSTVELFEGIPGVSLMKVYGRSSSQGNAGHMIVLRGTSAAALCFPKYYLDGAAIDFITGELNTAVPLSAIEAIEIYSGPSEIPVQYSMPDREPGGGWTVPCGVVVLWTRSR